From one Luteipulveratus mongoliensis genomic stretch:
- a CDS encoding MDR family MFS transporter, translating into MTTASPESATPSGELSHRQILTILIGLMMGMFLAALDQTIVGTAIRTISDDLHGLKLQAWVTTAYLITSTITTPIYGKLGDLYGRKKLFLFAITVFIIGSALCSFASSMYMLAAFRAVQGLGAGGLMTLVLAIIGDLVPPRERARYTGYFMAVFGTSSVLGPVVGGFFAQADSIFAIAGWRWVFLVNVPLGILALFVVNHTLHLEHTRRDARIDWWGAVCLVVGLVPLLTVAEQGREWGWGSGRSVAAYVIGAIGIVAFILVERAMGADALIPLRIFKIRAASVTIVASVIVGMAMFGGIVVLPQYMQIVHGASPMKSGFMMLPMVAGLMIAGIIAGQFSSRTGRIRGLPILGTAIGTVGLVLLWLFVGADTNLALVMTFMFILGFGLGNCMQPLTMIVQNAVPPQEIGVATSAATFFRQTGGTLGVAIFLSILFSTVGDNIGTAFKEESTTAAFRQAASDPAVLANPLNKGVIDALSGTSSSQSALGGVLDDSSVINKMNSVIAHPFKVGFADSMDLVFLCAACVMLVGFLVLLLMPHVELRSQSASQAVREASEEHQRGVKDDFALMGAEVSAGHLLDELPDERSSHEGDAEDDDRRPRT; encoded by the coding sequence GTGACCACGGCCTCGCCCGAGAGCGCAACGCCGTCCGGTGAGCTCAGCCACCGCCAGATCCTCACCATCCTCATCGGACTGATGATGGGGATGTTCCTCGCTGCGCTCGACCAGACCATTGTCGGTACGGCGATCCGGACCATCTCCGATGACCTGCACGGCCTCAAGCTGCAGGCCTGGGTGACGACGGCGTACCTCATCACCTCAACGATCACGACCCCGATCTACGGCAAGCTCGGCGACCTCTACGGCCGCAAAAAGCTGTTCCTCTTCGCGATCACGGTCTTCATCATCGGCTCCGCGCTGTGCTCGTTCGCCTCGTCGATGTACATGCTCGCGGCCTTCCGCGCGGTGCAGGGCCTCGGTGCCGGCGGCCTGATGACGTTGGTACTGGCCATCATTGGCGACCTGGTGCCTCCACGAGAGCGCGCTCGTTACACCGGCTACTTCATGGCGGTGTTCGGCACGAGCAGCGTGCTCGGGCCGGTCGTCGGCGGCTTCTTCGCACAGGCTGACTCGATCTTCGCGATCGCCGGCTGGCGCTGGGTCTTCCTCGTCAACGTGCCGCTCGGCATCCTCGCGCTCTTCGTCGTCAACCACACGCTGCACCTGGAGCACACTCGCCGAGACGCCCGGATCGACTGGTGGGGCGCGGTCTGCCTGGTCGTCGGCCTCGTGCCGTTGCTGACCGTGGCCGAGCAAGGTCGCGAGTGGGGCTGGGGCTCGGGCCGTTCGGTCGCGGCTTACGTCATCGGCGCGATCGGCATCGTCGCGTTCATCCTGGTCGAGCGCGCGATGGGTGCGGATGCGTTGATTCCGTTGCGGATCTTCAAGATTCGAGCAGCGTCCGTCACGATCGTGGCGAGTGTGATCGTCGGTATGGCGATGTTCGGCGGCATCGTCGTCCTCCCGCAGTACATGCAGATCGTGCACGGTGCGTCGCCGATGAAGTCCGGTTTCATGATGCTGCCGATGGTGGCCGGGCTGATGATCGCCGGCATCATCGCGGGACAGTTCTCCAGTCGGACCGGCCGGATCCGAGGGCTGCCGATCCTCGGAACAGCAATCGGCACAGTCGGACTCGTGCTGCTGTGGCTCTTCGTCGGCGCCGACACCAACCTGGCGCTCGTGATGACGTTCATGTTCATACTCGGGTTCGGCCTCGGCAACTGCATGCAGCCACTGACGATGATCGTGCAGAACGCGGTGCCCCCGCAGGAGATCGGCGTTGCGACCAGCGCCGCGACGTTCTTCCGGCAGACGGGCGGCACGCTCGGTGTCGCGATCTTCCTGTCCATCCTGTTCAGCACGGTGGGCGACAACATCGGCACCGCTTTCAAGGAGGAGTCGACGACCGCGGCGTTCCGCCAGGCGGCGAGCGACCCTGCGGTGCTTGCGAATCCGCTCAACAAGGGAGTCATCGACGCACTCAGCGGGACGTCGAGCAGCCAGAGCGCACTCGGCGGTGTGCTCGACGACTCCTCGGTGATCAACAAGATGAACTCGGTCATCGCGCACCCGTTCAAGGTCGGGTTCGCCGACTCGATGGACCTGGTGTTCTTGTGTGCCGCGTGCGTGATGCTGGTCGGCTTCCTCGTGCTGCTGCTCATGCCGCACGTCGAGCTGCGTTCGCAGTCGGCCAGCCAGGCCGTCCGCGAGGCCTCGGAGGAGCACCAGCGCGGGGTCAAGGACGACTTCGCGCTGATGGGCGCCGAGGTCAGCGCCGGGCATCTCCTCGATGAGCTGCCCGACGAGCGCAGCTCACACGAAGGCGACGCCGAGGACGACGACAGGCGGCCGCGCACCTGA
- a CDS encoding SGNH/GDSL hydrolase family protein — MRNPFVRRSLAAALAATLALAVAACDDDGGGAGGAGAGGGAGAGGAGPSDARRRYVAIGDSYTSASRVPQVKRGDPCSQSSNNYPKQLSRLVDGYELVDVSCAGATTSEATSGSRGGRPPQLDAVTAGTSLVTISLGANDERVFGRMVNGCAAIAAEDPQGSPCRDAFGDGGSDGLLAALGRTRTRLTGLIRAIRTRAPSARIIAVGYPALSTATDFCPQRLKWARGDYAYTAAVFSRLNWAVQGAARDAGVEYVDVQTASAGHGICSAEPWVNGTDVHAEAATMHPFAREQAAVARMLRDRVQTG; from the coding sequence ATGCGCAACCCGTTCGTACGCCGATCGCTCGCCGCCGCTCTCGCGGCCACCTTGGCGCTCGCGGTGGCGGCGTGCGACGACGACGGCGGGGGCGCAGGCGGGGCCGGGGCCGGAGGCGGGGCCGGGGCCGGAGGGGCCGGCCCGTCAGATGCCAGGCGGCGCTACGTCGCGATCGGAGACTCCTACACCTCGGCGTCCCGCGTGCCGCAGGTCAAGCGTGGCGATCCGTGCAGCCAGTCCTCGAACAACTACCCCAAGCAGCTGAGCCGGCTGGTTGATGGCTACGAGCTGGTGGACGTCTCGTGTGCAGGAGCCACGACGAGCGAGGCCACCAGCGGGTCGCGTGGCGGGCGCCCTCCGCAGCTCGATGCGGTGACGGCCGGCACGTCGCTCGTCACGATCTCGCTCGGCGCCAACGACGAGCGGGTGTTCGGGCGGATGGTCAACGGTTGTGCGGCCATCGCTGCGGAGGACCCTCAGGGCAGCCCGTGTCGCGATGCGTTCGGCGACGGAGGGTCAGATGGGCTGCTGGCCGCGCTCGGTCGGACGCGCACCCGGCTCACGGGCCTGATCCGCGCGATCCGGACCCGGGCGCCGTCGGCCCGCATCATCGCGGTGGGCTATCCGGCGCTCTCGACCGCGACGGACTTCTGTCCGCAACGGCTGAAGTGGGCACGCGGCGACTACGCCTACACGGCCGCAGTGTTCAGCCGACTCAACTGGGCGGTCCAAGGTGCCGCGCGCGACGCCGGCGTCGAGTACGTCGACGTGCAGACGGCCTCCGCCGGGCACGGCATCTGCTCAGCCGAGCCGTGGGTCAACGGCACCGACGTCCACGCGGAGGCGGCGACGATGCATCCGTTCGCCCGCGAGCAGGCGGCGGTCGCCCGGATGCTGCGCGATCGCGTACAGACCGGTTGA
- a CDS encoding winged helix-turn-helix transcriptional regulator, giving the protein MQRTNFGEMACSIARTLDVIGEPWSPLILRDVFVGLDRFEQIQADLGISRKVLTERLNHLVEHDVLERRPYDRRPRYEYVLTERGTELVDLLMVMIAWGDKWLAGEAGPPVLYRHHACGEISHVDLRCAHCGEPMHAGDVDVLPGPGSAP; this is encoded by the coding sequence ATGCAGCGGACCAACTTCGGTGAGATGGCGTGCTCGATCGCGCGGACACTCGATGTCATCGGAGAGCCCTGGTCGCCGCTGATCCTGCGAGACGTGTTCGTCGGGCTCGACCGGTTCGAGCAGATCCAGGCGGACCTTGGGATCTCTCGCAAGGTGCTCACGGAGCGCCTCAACCACCTGGTCGAGCACGACGTGCTCGAGCGCCGCCCGTACGACCGCCGCCCCCGCTATGAGTACGTCCTCACCGAGCGGGGGACAGAGCTGGTCGACCTGCTGATGGTGATGATCGCCTGGGGCGACAAGTGGCTGGCCGGAGAAGCCGGACCGCCTGTGCTCTACCGGCACCACGCCTGCGGCGAGATCAGCCACGTCGATCTGCGCTGCGCACACTGTGGCGAGCCGATGCACGCCGGCGACGTCGACGTCCTTCCAGGACCGGGCTCCGCGCCGTGA
- a CDS encoding TIGR03618 family F420-dependent PPOX class oxidoreductase, translated as MLDNDVRRAITGTNMAHLATVLPDGSPHSIPLWVDTEGERIVFLTGPQSRKARNLQRDPRVALSVAPADNPYEPVIVRGRVVEWIEGDAAWAIIDRIAMKYIGQPYSREQDRVVGVIEPERQTVGVR; from the coding sequence ATGCTGGACAACGACGTACGACGCGCCATCACCGGAACCAACATGGCCCACCTCGCCACCGTCCTCCCCGATGGCTCACCGCACTCGATCCCGCTGTGGGTCGACACCGAGGGCGAGCGAATCGTCTTCCTGACCGGCCCGCAGTCACGCAAGGCGCGCAACCTGCAGCGCGACCCGCGAGTGGCGCTGTCCGTCGCGCCGGCCGACAACCCGTACGAGCCGGTCATCGTGCGCGGCCGGGTCGTCGAGTGGATCGAGGGCGACGCCGCCTGGGCGATCATCGACCGGATCGCGATGAAGTACATCGGGCAGCCCTACTCGCGCGAGCAGGACCGCGTCGTCGGTGTGATCGAGCCCGAGCGGCAGACCGTCGGCGTCCGCTGA
- a CDS encoding pyridoxamine 5'-phosphate oxidase family protein, with product MKETAEEIAGLQDLLDRSHTSSTGHLKNIINDERVLTAQDIVALMTGMKVLSVATVTASGEPRISAMDGHFLHGTWSFGTSAGSAKGRHMAARPTVSVAHVDGEEVALFSHGRAEELLSSDEDFEETLAHWTAHYGSSPLSWGDDVRLYRYQPTWMVGYAMDREALLRGRGISA from the coding sequence GTGAAGGAGACAGCGGAGGAGATCGCCGGCCTGCAGGACCTGCTCGACCGGTCGCACACGTCCTCGACCGGCCACCTCAAGAACATCATCAACGACGAGCGAGTGCTGACCGCGCAGGACATCGTCGCGCTGATGACGGGCATGAAGGTGCTCAGCGTCGCGACCGTCACGGCGTCAGGCGAGCCGCGGATCAGCGCGATGGACGGGCACTTCCTGCACGGCACCTGGTCGTTCGGCACCAGCGCGGGCTCGGCCAAGGGCCGGCATATGGCGGCTCGGCCGACGGTCAGCGTCGCGCACGTCGACGGCGAGGAGGTCGCGCTGTTCAGCCATGGCCGGGCCGAGGAGCTGCTGTCCTCGGACGAGGACTTCGAGGAGACCCTCGCGCACTGGACCGCGCACTACGGGAGCTCACCGCTGAGCTGGGGAGACGACGTACGGCTCTACCGCTATCAGCCGACGTGGATGGTCGGCTACGCCATGGATCGTGAGGCGTTGCTGCGCGGCCGCGGCATCTCCGCCTGA
- a CDS encoding SDR family NAD(P)-dependent oxidoreductase: MQQDQPNDDDTAARFSPEDIATTVRVLAELDKLPEDHPDHVTVKRAASGMYKRLKKGRRSAKTWAERKADRAVIESTATGSPMRIDDETRGIPLVSTAKGAHAGELINPQGCYICKTDYTLVDAFYHGLCPDCAAFSHAKRDQRTDLTGKRALLTGGRAKIGMYIALRLLRDGAHTTITTRFPKDAMRRFASLEDSADWIDRLKIVGIDLRDPTQVVALADEVTAAGPLDILINNAAQTVRRSPGSYSQLVELESAPLPSDLTLPEMVTFDRISEAHPAAIAGALEDHAVAHHEGESVEHALAQNAASMTALALSAGHASLEAHQAGTAIDAGGLLPDLQRNNSWTQKVEEVNPLELLEVQLCNSTAPFILVSRLRPAMRAAVQHGARRAYVVNVSAMEGQFSRRYKGAGHPHTNMAKAALNMLTRTSSEEMFESDRILMTAVDTGWITDERPHDEKLRLAAEGWHAPLDLVDGAARVYDPIVRGEAGEDLYGCFVKDFKPSPW; encoded by the coding sequence GTGCAACAGGACCAGCCGAACGACGACGACACCGCAGCGCGGTTCTCTCCCGAGGACATCGCGACGACCGTGCGCGTGCTCGCCGAGCTGGACAAGCTCCCTGAGGACCACCCGGACCATGTCACGGTCAAGCGGGCCGCGTCCGGCATGTACAAGCGGCTCAAGAAGGGCCGCCGCAGCGCCAAGACCTGGGCCGAGCGCAAGGCCGACCGCGCGGTCATCGAGTCGACGGCGACAGGTTCGCCGATGCGCATCGACGACGAGACCCGAGGCATCCCGCTGGTGTCCACCGCCAAGGGAGCCCACGCGGGCGAGCTGATCAACCCGCAGGGCTGCTACATCTGCAAGACCGACTACACGCTCGTCGACGCGTTCTACCACGGCCTCTGCCCGGACTGCGCAGCCTTCTCCCACGCCAAGCGCGACCAGCGCACCGACCTCACCGGCAAGCGCGCCCTGCTCACGGGTGGGCGCGCGAAGATCGGGATGTACATCGCGCTGCGGCTGCTGCGGGACGGCGCCCACACGACCATCACCACGCGCTTCCCCAAGGACGCGATGCGCCGCTTCGCATCCCTCGAGGACAGCGCCGACTGGATCGACCGGCTCAAGATCGTCGGCATCGACCTGCGCGACCCGACCCAGGTCGTCGCGCTCGCCGACGAGGTCACCGCCGCTGGGCCGCTGGACATCCTGATCAACAACGCGGCTCAGACCGTACGCCGGTCGCCGGGTTCCTACAGCCAGCTCGTCGAGCTCGAATCCGCCCCACTGCCAAGCGATCTCACGCTTCCGGAGATGGTGACGTTCGACCGGATCAGCGAGGCGCACCCGGCCGCGATCGCGGGCGCGCTCGAGGATCACGCGGTGGCTCATCACGAGGGCGAGTCGGTCGAGCACGCGCTCGCGCAGAACGCCGCCTCGATGACCGCGCTGGCGTTGTCCGCCGGCCACGCGAGTCTTGAGGCGCACCAGGCAGGTACGGCGATCGACGCGGGCGGCCTGCTGCCGGACCTGCAGCGCAACAACTCCTGGACCCAGAAGGTCGAGGAGGTCAACCCGTTGGAGCTGCTCGAGGTGCAGCTCTGCAACTCGACCGCGCCGTTCATCCTCGTCTCCCGGCTGCGCCCCGCCATGCGGGCCGCCGTGCAGCACGGCGCGAGGCGCGCGTACGTCGTCAACGTCTCGGCGATGGAGGGCCAGTTCTCCCGCCGATACAAGGGCGCCGGCCACCCGCACACCAACATGGCCAAGGCGGCGCTCAACATGCTGACGCGCACCAGCTCCGAGGAGATGTTCGAGTCCGATCGGATCCTGATGACCGCGGTCGACACCGGCTGGATCACCGACGAGCGGCCGCACGACGAAAAGCTGCGGCTCGCCGCCGAAGGCTGGCACGCGCCACTCGACCTGGTCGATGGTGCCGCCCGGGTCTATGACCCGATCGTGCGCGGCGAGGCCGGCGAGGATCTCTACGGCTGCTTCGTGAAGGACTTCAAGCCCAGCCCCTGGTGA
- a CDS encoding Uma2 family endonuclease yields the protein MVAVTTMPQSRPLTWRDLEDRPDDGHRYELIDGALVVTPAPHWRHQRGVTQLWLALHAECPDELEVFVAPLDVRLAEDTVLQPDVLVARRSDLTERYLAASPVLAVEILSPSTRLIDLNLKKARYEAAGCPSYWVIDPVEPSLIAWDLQDREYVEVAHVRGDEAFEATLPFAVTITPSALVSD from the coding sequence ATGGTGGCTGTGACGACCATGCCGCAGAGCCGACCGCTCACCTGGCGCGATCTGGAGGATCGCCCCGATGACGGTCACCGCTACGAGCTCATCGATGGTGCGCTCGTCGTGACGCCGGCGCCCCACTGGCGCCACCAGCGCGGGGTGACCCAGCTGTGGCTCGCGCTCCATGCAGAGTGCCCCGACGAGCTCGAGGTGTTCGTCGCGCCGCTGGATGTCCGTCTCGCCGAGGACACCGTGCTGCAGCCTGACGTGCTGGTCGCCCGTCGCTCTGACCTGACCGAGCGCTATCTTGCGGCCTCGCCGGTCCTGGCGGTGGAGATCCTGTCGCCGAGCACTCGCCTGATCGACCTGAACCTCAAGAAGGCGCGCTACGAGGCAGCCGGGTGCCCGTCGTACTGGGTGATCGACCCGGTCGAGCCGTCGTTGATCGCCTGGGACCTCCAGGACCGTGAGTACGTCGAGGTGGCGCACGTCCGCGGCGACGAGGCGTTCGAGGCCACTCTCCCATTCGCGGTCACGATCACCCCGTCCGCACTGGTGAGCGACTGA
- a CDS encoding carboxylesterase/lipase family protein: MRLASLAGAALVASTAPPALASAAAGQGDSPPVVRTASGLARGEKVSGTNLFEGLPYAKPPVGTLRWRSPRPPEPWAGTRDATTPGSPCVQAAPTPGQTTGSEDCLYLNVQAPQRISGSAPVIVFLHGGGFTSGSGDVYDGTRLTREGAVVVTVNYRLGALGFLDHRASRDPASGNFGLADQAAALRWVRANIGRFGGNPRNVTLWGQSAGGFSVCAQIASPLARGLFDKAIVQSAPCGNPALTRPQARARAASVTQAVGCVDAPDALACLRSRPAAQIVVSSPPNPPLARRGVDRTWLPVAGTPVLPVQPLTALRHGAADRIALIQGGTREEMRGFVAGRYGADPLTAEQFPGAVRDLYGAEAAAVLRRYRLEDYPAPGAALAAILTDEGRFIGACQQLPANDASRGRVYAYEFAQPSSQPGGDFPLGAFHTSDLRYLLDSRGGAYPQPPLTPEEAPLGEEMVRHWTTFASTGRPGAGWPAYRPGKALSLSIGETKTVDIAAEHHCDFWRSVG, translated from the coding sequence ATGCGTCTCGCGTCCCTCGCCGGCGCAGCCCTCGTCGCGAGCACCGCCCCGCCTGCGTTGGCGTCCGCCGCTGCGGGGCAAGGAGATTCCCCACCCGTCGTACGCACCGCAAGCGGACTCGCCCGTGGCGAGAAGGTCAGCGGAACGAACCTGTTCGAGGGCCTCCCCTATGCGAAGCCACCCGTGGGCACGCTCCGCTGGCGCAGCCCGCGCCCGCCGGAACCCTGGGCCGGCACACGTGACGCCACCACCCCTGGCTCCCCCTGCGTACAGGCTGCCCCCACACCTGGGCAGACCACCGGTAGCGAGGACTGTCTCTATCTCAATGTTCAAGCGCCTCAACGGATCTCGGGATCTGCACCCGTCATCGTGTTCCTGCACGGCGGTGGCTTCACCAGTGGTTCAGGCGATGTGTACGACGGCACCCGGCTCACGCGTGAGGGCGCGGTCGTGGTGACCGTGAACTACCGACTCGGTGCGCTCGGCTTCCTCGATCACCGTGCGTCGCGTGACCCCGCGTCGGGCAACTTCGGGCTCGCCGACCAGGCAGCAGCGCTCCGCTGGGTGCGCGCCAACATCGGTCGATTCGGTGGCAACCCGCGCAATGTGACGCTGTGGGGACAGTCGGCAGGCGGGTTCAGTGTGTGCGCGCAGATCGCCTCACCGCTCGCACGCGGGCTGTTCGACAAAGCCATCGTGCAGAGTGCGCCCTGCGGCAACCCGGCCCTGACCCGACCGCAGGCCCGAGCACGCGCGGCGTCGGTCACTCAGGCGGTGGGCTGCGTGGATGCCCCAGATGCCTTGGCATGCCTGCGATCTCGGCCGGCCGCACAGATTGTCGTGAGTAGTCCCCCGAATCCACCGCTCGCCCGCCGTGGCGTCGATCGGACCTGGCTGCCGGTCGCAGGTACGCCCGTCCTGCCCGTCCAGCCGCTCACGGCCCTCCGCCACGGTGCGGCCGACCGCATCGCACTCATCCAGGGCGGCACACGTGAGGAGATGCGCGGCTTCGTTGCGGGTCGATACGGAGCAGATCCGCTCACGGCCGAGCAGTTCCCCGGCGCAGTGCGCGATCTGTACGGCGCGGAAGCGGCAGCCGTGCTGCGCCGCTACCGCCTGGAGGACTACCCCGCCCCGGGCGCTGCGCTCGCGGCCATCCTCACCGACGAGGGTCGGTTCATCGGCGCCTGCCAGCAGCTGCCTGCGAACGACGCGTCGCGCGGTCGGGTCTACGCCTACGAGTTCGCCCAGCCCTCGAGTCAGCCAGGCGGCGACTTCCCGCTCGGCGCCTTCCACACCTCGGACCTGCGCTACCTGCTCGACAGCCGCGGAGGGGCGTACCCGCAGCCGCCCCTGACGCCTGAGGAGGCGCCGCTCGGTGAGGAGATGGTGCGGCACTGGACCACGTTCGCCAGCACCGGTCGTCCTGGAGCCGGCTGGCCGGCGTACCGCCCCGGCAAGGCACTGTCACTGAGCATCGGCGAGACCAAGACCGTCGACATCGCCGCCGAGCACCATTGCGACTTCTGGCGATCCGTGGGTTAG
- a CDS encoding integrase core domain-containing protein, translating into MAAFCAQQGLSRKSFYKYLARFAASGVSGFYPDSRRPHACPTAVSSVVEDLIVLARKRLEDQGWDAGANSIVYWLLDHPAEWPVTMHGVPSRSTINRVLKRRGLLVLVPRRAPSRHRRRFEAAHPNTRWQMDGFEYTLASGAIVVVLHLVDDCSRMDLACHAARSENSQDVWAAFAGAVQRYGLPAQLLTDNGTAFSGRRRGWTSTLETNANVLGVHHFTSSVGHPQTCGKVERAHQTCLKWLRKRPPAQDLAQLQDLLDRYREHYNHRRRHQHLDGLTPAQRYELGPKDQPGPATTAPVYVTRRIVAKNGSIGIEGVLVGVSKKVASQEVLVIHRGRHLAIFIGNNLIREITLTVAKGGYQRIAKASPKS; encoded by the coding sequence GTGGCGGCATTTTGTGCCCAGCAGGGCCTGTCGCGTAAGTCGTTCTACAAGTACTTGGCCCGGTTTGCCGCTTCAGGAGTGTCGGGCTTCTACCCCGATTCGCGCCGCCCGCACGCCTGTCCGACAGCCGTCTCGTCCGTTGTCGAGGACCTGATTGTGTTGGCCCGCAAGCGTTTAGAGGATCAGGGCTGGGACGCCGGAGCGAACTCGATCGTGTACTGGCTGCTGGATCACCCCGCTGAGTGGCCGGTCACGATGCACGGTGTCCCATCGCGGTCGACGATCAACCGAGTCCTTAAGCGTCGCGGTCTGCTGGTCCTGGTGCCACGGCGGGCTCCCAGCCGGCATCGGCGTCGGTTCGAGGCCGCCCACCCCAACACCCGTTGGCAGATGGACGGATTCGAGTACACCCTGGCCTCCGGAGCCATCGTTGTCGTGCTGCACCTCGTGGATGACTGCTCACGGATGGACCTGGCTTGCCACGCCGCTCGCAGCGAGAACTCCCAGGACGTGTGGGCGGCATTCGCCGGCGCAGTCCAGAGGTACGGGCTGCCAGCACAGCTGCTCACCGACAACGGCACCGCGTTCTCAGGTCGCCGTCGAGGCTGGACATCGACCCTGGAAACGAACGCCAATGTCCTCGGCGTGCACCACTTCACCTCCTCGGTCGGACACCCGCAAACCTGCGGCAAGGTCGAACGAGCCCATCAGACCTGCTTGAAATGGCTCCGCAAACGCCCGCCTGCCCAGGACCTCGCACAGTTGCAAGACCTGCTGGATCGCTACCGCGAGCACTACAACCATCGGCGGCGTCACCAACATCTCGATGGCCTGACACCAGCCCAGCGCTACGAGCTAGGTCCCAAAGACCAGCCCGGGCCAGCCACGACTGCACCGGTCTATGTAACCCGCCGCATCGTGGCCAAGAACGGCTCCATCGGGATCGAAGGCGTCCTGGTCGGCGTCAGCAAGAAAGTCGCCTCGCAGGAGGTCCTCGTGATCCACCGCGGACGCCACCTGGCCATCTTCATCGGCAACAACCTCATACGCGAGATCACCCTCACTGTCGCCAAAGGTGGCTACCAACGAATCGCCAAAGCGTCACCGAAGTCCTGA
- a CDS encoding dihydrolipoamide acetyltransferase family protein produces the protein MAVKQFNLPDPGEGLVEAEIVTWKVKAGDTVKTNDIVVEIETAKSLVELPIPWEGTVVEILVAEGTTVDVGAPIVTVDVVGAEEDSAPLVAPAASSEDEGERVANLVGYGPSAGTTSRRARKAAGSSPAPAGGPAARTDHPASQAPPPARPIQSAPQAPLPAPLPDVTSPAATAGRVGERPGASRIETKVLAKPPVRKFAKDNGIDLSQVIPTREDGVVSRADVEAFIAGGVPEVTPTAQGAPPAYGMVAGERETRIPVKGVRKMTAQAMVGSAFTAPHVTEFITVDVTRTVELVERLKADREFRDVKVTPLLVLAKALCVAIRRNPGINATWDEAAQEIVQKSYVNLGIAAATPRGLLVPNIKEAQSLDLRGLAAALGGLIATAREGRTQPAEMSGGTITITNVGVFGVDTGTPIINPGESAIVCFGAIRKQPWVVTDADGNDAIVPRHVTQLAVSFDHRLIDGELGSRFLADVAAILEDPSRGLVWG, from the coding sequence ATGGCTGTGAAGCAGTTCAACCTCCCCGATCCCGGTGAGGGTCTGGTCGAGGCGGAGATCGTCACCTGGAAGGTCAAGGCGGGCGACACCGTCAAGACCAACGACATCGTGGTCGAGATCGAGACCGCCAAATCGCTCGTCGAGCTGCCCATCCCCTGGGAGGGCACGGTCGTTGAGATCCTGGTCGCCGAGGGCACCACGGTTGATGTGGGTGCTCCCATTGTCACGGTGGATGTGGTTGGTGCTGAAGAAGATTCGGCCCCGTTGGTAGCGCCCGCGGCTTCGTCTGAAGATGAAGGTGAGCGGGTTGCCAACCTCGTCGGGTACGGGCCATCCGCCGGTACGACTAGCCGTCGAGCACGTAAGGCTGCTGGTTCGAGTCCGGCTCCGGCAGGGGGGCCTGCTGCGCGGACCGACCATCCGGCCTCGCAAGCTCCGCCTCCCGCCAGGCCCATCCAGTCCGCTCCGCAGGCCCCCCTGCCTGCGCCTCTCCCGGACGTCACTTCTCCGGCCGCCACCGCTGGTCGAGTAGGCGAGCGCCCTGGCGCGAGCCGTATCGAGACCAAGGTGCTGGCTAAGCCTCCGGTGCGGAAGTTCGCCAAGGACAACGGGATTGATCTGTCCCAGGTGATTCCGACGCGCGAGGACGGTGTCGTGTCGCGCGCGGACGTCGAGGCCTTCATTGCTGGTGGCGTGCCCGAGGTGACGCCGACGGCACAAGGTGCGCCACCGGCGTACGGCATGGTGGCCGGGGAGCGGGAGACGCGGATCCCGGTCAAGGGCGTGCGCAAGATGACGGCGCAGGCGATGGTCGGCTCGGCGTTCACGGCGCCGCACGTGACGGAGTTCATCACCGTCGACGTCACGCGCACGGTGGAGCTCGTCGAGAGGCTCAAGGCTGATCGCGAGTTCCGCGACGTGAAGGTCACGCCGCTGCTGGTGCTGGCCAAGGCGCTGTGCGTCGCGATCCGGCGCAACCCGGGTATCAACGCGACCTGGGACGAGGCGGCGCAGGAGATCGTCCAGAAGAGCTACGTCAACCTCGGCATCGCGGCGGCCACGCCGCGTGGGCTGCTGGTGCCCAACATCAAGGAAGCCCAGTCACTCGACCTGCGCGGCCTGGCCGCCGCGCTCGGTGGGCTGATCGCCACGGCCCGGGAGGGTCGTACGCAGCCGGCCGAGATGTCCGGCGGCACCATCACGATCACCAACGTGGGCGTCTTCGGCGTCGACACCGGCACCCCGATCATCAACCCGGGCGAGTCGGCGATCGTCTGCTTCGGCGCGATCCGCAAGCAGCCGTGGGTGGTGACCGACGCGGACGGCAACGACGCGATCGTCCCGCGGCACGTCACCCAGCTGGCGGTGTCGTTCGACCACCGGTTGATCGATGGCGAGCTCGGCTCGCGGTTCCTGGCCGATGTGGCCGCGATCCTTGAGGACCCGAGCCGCGGACTCGTCTGGGGCTGA